GTTGATAATCTCAGCCAGCGCATAAGCGACATCGACACGGTCGTGATAGATTGCGCCCGGCTTGATCCGCCCGGCCAGGGTGAACGGGCCGGGGCATGGCATTTTGATCGGGTGGGTCGTGCGGGTCCGCACGTAGGCGAATTCCTCAAGCAGTCCCAGCCCCTCCGGCGCGGCGATCGGCTCAACAGCCTCATAGCTCTCCCGCTGGTCGTGGCCGACAACGCCGACCTTGCGGCGGGGAGGCAATTCCCGCAGGCCGGTCATATGCCCGTAAAACTCGGCGGTGAAGAAGCCCACCCGGCGCATCTCGCCGTCGGTGATGATGTCCACGCCGGCGTCTTCCTGGTCGCGGACGGCCATGTCCACGGCGTCATCCTGGGTTTCGCGCAGGTCGTCCGGGCCGTATTCGCCGCGCCGGGCCGCATCCAGAGCGGTGTGCAGCCAGGCTGGCCAGGCATAGGAGCCGATGACGCTGGTGGGGAGGATCGGGGTAGTCATGGTCTGCTCCTTTGGTAGGCTTTGTGCCGGGGTGAAGTCCGGTATAATCAGGCAACCAGTGTAGCATAAGCGGAGAAAACACGATGATTCAGCCCAGGCAGGCTGGCGCAGCGTTGCTGCAGGATATCAATACAACCCGGCCCGGACCCGGCGAGGTGGCCATCTGGTGGCTGGGGCAGAGCGGCTACGCAGTCAGGACGGCGTCGGCGCTGGTGTACTTTGACCTGTACCTGTCGGAGCATCTGACGGCCAAGTATGCCGGGACGGAAAAGCCGCACATCCGGATGACCGAGGCTCCTCTGCGCGGGCGCGAGATCACCAACGCAACGTGGGTCTTCGCCAGCCACAAACACTCCGATCATCTCGATCCCGGCACGCTGCCCGATCTGTTTGTTGCCTCGCCAGAAGCCAGGCTGGTGCTCCCGGCGGCGGTGGTGGACCATGCGGTGGCGCTGGGGCTGGCCCGCGAGCGACTGATCCCTACACGTGGGGACGAGACGCTGCAGATCGGGCCGCTGACCGTCCACAGCATCCCGGCGGCGCACCCCGGCCTGGATTACGATCCGGCGGGTGGCTACCCCTGCCTGGGCTATGTGGTGGAGATGGACGGGCTGCGGCTGTATCACAGTGGCGACACGCTGGTCTATGATGGCCTGGCGGAGCGTCTGCGGCGCTTTGAACCGGACATTGCTTTCCTGCCGGTCAATGGCACCACTGAGCGCCTGCTGGCGTTGCAGGTGCCGCCTAATATGAACGCAGCGGAGGCAGTGGCGCTGGCGCAGGCTGTCAGGCCACGGCTGGTCATCCCCGGCCACTACGACATGTTCACATTCAACACCGTTGATGTCAGCGAGTTCACGCGCCGCGCAGATGCAGCCGGCGTACCCTACGCCGTGCTGCAATGCGGGGAGCGTTTCCTGTGGCGGCGGCCGTAGCAGGCGGCTGAACGGACAATCTGTCGCTACGCCATTGGCTCCGCAGAGGCAGCGCATCGCTGGAGAGTGAGGCCCGGTGCGGCGCGGGCTGACGTCGCCGCCGGGGTTGCATATTCCTGGTTTCCCCTGTACTTCCTGTTTTTCGGGTGGATTGAGCGGAAAATTCTGGGCCAGGGTGATTGACAGGCATGATGTAATCGATTACACTGATCATGATGAACTAGATTTTGGCTGGAAAAAGGCACACCCCACATGACAACGGTCAAGGATGTGGCGGTCCTGGCGGGCGTTTCCACCGCTACCGTGTCGCGGGTGCTCAATGGCCACCCGAACGTTTCCCCGGAGACGCGGGCCAGAGTTGCCAGGGCAGTGGAGCAACTGGGTTACCGGCCTAACCGGGTAGCCCGCAACCTGCGCGTCCAGACCAGCCAGACTATCGCCGTGATCATCCCCGACATTCAGAACAACTTCTTTGTCTCCGTTGTCCGCGGGATCGAGGACGTGGCGATCGTCCGCGACCACATCCTCCTGCTGGGCAATACCGACGATTCGCTCTCCCGTGAAGCGCGGTATATCGATGTGTTGCTGGCCGAGGGTGTGGCCGGGATCATCATCTGCGCCTCTGATGGGGAGCGCAGTTGTGTCGCCGTGCGCCGGGCGGTCGAGCAGGGGGTGCCGGTCGTGGCGCTGGATCGCCAGTTGCACGGGCTGGACGTGGACACAGTGCTGACCGACAACGTGGGCGCCAGCCGCACAGCGACCGACTACCTGATTGCGAACGGGCATATCCGCATCGGGCTGATCGCCGGCCCGGATTACCTGACGCCGGGCCGGGAGCGACGCGAGGGGTACGAACAGGCGCTGGCCGCACATGGGCTGCCCGTGGACCCGGCGCTGGTGAAGGTCACGGATTTCCGGCCCAGCCAGGCCCGCGAAGCGGCCCGGACGTTGCTGGATGCGCCGGAGCCGCCGACGGCCATGCTGGTTTGCAGCGGGCTGATGGCCGTTGAGGCGATGCGCGAGCTGGCCGCGCGCCACTTGGACCCACAGCAGGACATTGCCCTGGTGGCCTTTGATGATACGGTTTTGAACCGCTGCCTGTGCCCGCCCATCCCGCTGATCACGCAATCCACCTATGAACTGGGCCAGGCGGCGGCGCAGTTGCTTTTTGCCCGCATGCATGATCCGCAGCAGCCCACCCGTACGCTGCGGCTGCCGACCAGCCTGCTGCTGCCGGAGAGCGTGTCTGCAGTCGGTCATACCCCGGCTGCAGGCCGTTAGCCTTCAGGATAGGGAGGAAAGCGGCTGCAATACGCTTGCTTTCTTCGCGGCCGGTTATTCCCGCTACAGGTCTGGAATCGTTCAGGTCAGAAAGGAGGAGTACGCCCTACTTTCGCCGAAAAAGAAGCTGAATCTGATGCCCGTTGATGTCTGTCAGATCACTTACGGAGGAGAGCAAGATGAAGCGGTACTGGCGTCTGATCACCGTCGCTCTGCTGGTAGCCCTTCTGGCTACGGCGCTGCCGTCGGCTGTGGCCCAGGATGTGCTGAAGTTCTGGACCTTTGAATACGCTGAAGATGTCGATCCGTTCTTTGAAGAATACATTGCCGAGTGGAATGCTACCCATGAGCTGCAGGTGGAGCGCCAGGAGTTCCCCTGGGCGCAGTACACCGGCGAAATCCTGACGACTGGCATCGCCACCGGAGAGGCTCCGGATGTCTTCTTCATCAGCCCTGGCGACTGGCGGCGCTATGCGGAAAGCGGCCTGGCACTGCCGCTGGAAGACTACATGCCGCAGTACCTGTTGGACGACCTGCTGCCGGCGTCGGTGGAAGCGGTGACGCTCAACGGCCACATTTACTCGGTACCGTTTGAGATGGAGCCAGTGGCGCTGTGGTACAACAAGGCTATGCTGGCGGAAGCCGGTCTGGAAGTGCCCAAGACCTGGGACGAGCTGGTGGCCGCCGCCAAACAACTGACCACGCCGGAGCGCTACGGCATCCTGATCCCCACCAACCCCGACTACTATGAGAACTTTGTGTTCTATCCGTTCCTGTGGATGGCTGGCGGCGAGGTTGTGAATGAGGACTTCACGGCGGCCGCCGTCAATACGCCGGAAGCCGCCCGCGCCCTGGACCTGTGGGGCACGCTGATTCGCGAAGGCTATGCCGCGCCGACCAGCACTGGCAGCGACCCCGTCGACGAGCGCTTCCCGACTGGCCAGGCGGCCATGTTCGTTTCCGGCTACTGGGTCTACGGCTGGATCACAGCCAACTATCCGGACTTTGTAGCCGATCTGGGTGTGGCGCCGATCCCCGCGCCTGACGAGGGCGACGAGCTGAAGACGGTCTACGGTGGCTGGACGGTGATGGTCTATGCCGGTACGCAGCATCCGGCGGAAGCTGCCGAGTTCGCCATCAACATGTTCGGCGCGGAGGATAACTCGCGCGCGGCGGCCTGGGGCATCCAGTACAACACCAAGCTGTCGCCGCGCCAGTCGGTGGTGGCCGATAATGCCGAGTTCTATGAGAACTTCCCGCACAATGTCTTCGCCAACGAGATCTTCCCCACTGCGCGGCCAGAGCCTTCCTACCCGCCGGAGATCGCCCAGTCTGTCTGGGAGGCGCTGCAGGACGTGATGTTCAACAACGTCAGCCCTGAAGACGCCGTCGCCGCCTGGGCGGAGAAGATCGACGCCTACCTGGCGACCCGCTAGCACACTCACGTTCCGGGGTTGCCGGGCGCCGGGCCGGTGCCCGGCAACCTGCTTGATCGGTCGGAAGGAAGGCAGATATGGCGACAACCGAGCCGACGACGATTGAAGCGCCCGTCAGGGGTGGGGTGCGTGGCTGGCTGGGCCGCCTGAGTGGGATGGATCGCGACCGGCTGGAGCAGGCGGTGGTTGGCTATGCCTTCGTGCTGCCCGACCTGATCGGCCTGCTGGTCTTCATCGTCGGGCCGATGTTCATGGCACTGATCATCAGCCTGAGCGACTGGAAGCTGGTCGGCGAGCCGCAGTTCGTCGGGCTGCGCAACTACGAAATGATCTTTAAGGACCCCAAATTCGGCGCTTCGCTGGGACGGACTATCCTTTACACGATCAGCTTTGTGCCCGCCGTCTACACCCTGAGCCTGGGCATGGCCGTATTGCTCACCCGACGCTCCCGGAGCAACAACTTCTTCCGCACGGTGTACTTCATGCCGGTGGCCATGTCGCTGGTGGTGGCCGGTGTGATCTGGCGCTTCATGTTCGATCCGGGCAACGGCCTGATCAATGAGCTGCTGGCCGCGGTAGGGCTGCCTACTTCGCAGTGGATCGGGAGCGTCCAGAGCGCCATGCTCTCCGTGATCATCGTCTCCGTATGGAAGAGCGCGGGCTACTTTATGATCATCTTGCTGGCGGGCATCCAGGATATCCCCGGTGACTACATTGAAGCAGCCCAGATTGATGGCGCTAACCGCCGCCAGGTGTTCTGGCACATCATCCTGCCACTGCTGAAGCCGACCAGCTTCTTTGTGCTGGTGATCCTGACGATCAACGCCCTGCAGGCCTTTGACCAGATTTACGTCATGACCCGCGGTGGCCCGGCCTATGCCACCTACACCCTGCTGATGTACACCTACGAGAAGGCCTTCCGGGAGTGGAACTTTGGATATGCGGCGGCTATGTCGGTGGCGTTGTTCGCCATGATCTTTGTGCTGACGCTCATTCAGGTGCGCTACTTCCGTTCCGGTGAGATCAAGGCCTAGAGGAGGATCGCCATGCACAAGACTCCCCGCCAGATTCTGGGTATCAGTGTCTGGTACCTCATCGCGATTGTGCTGGCTGTCGCGTTTGCCGGGCCGTTTGTGTGGATGTTATCCAGCTCCTTGAAGCCCGCCGACGAGATTTTTGCCAACCCGCCTATCCTGATCTCGCCGAACTTCTCCATGAAGAACTTCGAGGAAGTCTTCCGTCAGGCGCCGTTTGAACGCTACATGTTCAACTCCTTCGTGGTGGCGTCGACGGTGACGGTGGTGGCCCTGATCCTGCACGCTATGGCCGGTTATGCCCTGGCCCGGCTGGAGTTTCCGGGGCGGCGGTTGATCTTCATCGGGATCATCAGCACCCTTATGATCCCTTTTTATACCATCCTGATTCCCCTGGCTTTGCTGGTCAAGCAGCTGGGCTGGCTAAACACCTACTGGGCGCTGATCATCCCGGCGATCCCGCACGCTTTTGGCATTTTCTGGTTGCGCCAGTTCTTCCTGGGCATCCCCCAGGACCTGGAAGACGCAGCCCGCATTGATGGCGCGTCACGGGTTGGTGTCTTCTATCATGTGGCGCTGCCCCTGGCCCGCCCGGTGATGGCGGCGCTGGCAGTCTTCTTCTTCCTGGCTAACTGGGATTCGTTCCTGTGGCCGCTGGTGGCCGCTAACCGGGCCGACATGCGCATGGTGCAGGTGGGCATTCAGTCCTTCACCGGCGAGCATGGGAATGCCTGGGAGCAGATCATGGCTGCGTCTGTGATCGCCATCATCCCCACGCTGTTGCTGTTCTTCAGCCTGCAGCGGTTTATTGTGGAAAGTGTCAAGATGACGGGCCTGAAAGGATAAGCGATGCGTTTGCGTGTGATCCTGTACCTCGCTGTTCTGGCTCTGGCCAGCGAATCGGCGGCGCTGGCCCAGGAGGGTACCGCCCTGCGTGCGATCACCGACGTTGAGTTTGTTGCCTGGGTGACCGGCCCGGAATCGCCCAGCCAGACCGACGTTCGCTACGATGTTGACGGCACCGACCTGGGCAGCATGTTCGCCCTGGGCGATACGCTGTATATCGCCTTTGGCGATACTTTCGGTTGCTGCCGTCCTGCAGGGGGCGGAGCCGGAGGAGAAAACTGGCGCTCTAACGTCCTGGCCTATACGACCGACACCGAACTGGAAGACGGCATCACGTTTGATGGCATGATCACGGATGACAATGGTCGGGCGCGGGCGGTGCTGCGTCGCTGGCGCGACGATGTGACCATCATCCCCACCTATGGCATCGCCATTGGGGATCGGCTGGCGCTGCACTATATGGCGGTCAAGGAGTGGGGGCCGCCGGGCGAATGGACGCTCAACCGCTCCGGCTGGGCCTATTCGGACGATGGCGGGCAAACCTGGGAGCAGCCCTTTGACGCCATCTGGGAGGGAGATACCAACTTCGGCCAGGCAGCCCTGGTGCTGCAGGAGGACTATCTGTACGTGTTTGGCATTCACGGCGGGCGGTTTGGCGGTGTGGCGCTGGCCCGCGTGCCCGCCGAGTCCTTCCTGAAGATGGATGCTTACCGCTACTGGGATGGCACGACCTGGGTGGAGGGGCATGAAAACGCCATTGTGATCGCTTCTGCCCCGGTGGGCGAGCTGTCAGTGGCCTGGAACGCTTACCTCCAGCGCTGGATCATGACCTACCTGGATGAAGTGCGCCGGGCGATCGTCCTGCGCGA
This genomic window from Anaerolineae bacterium contains:
- a CDS encoding MBL fold metallo-hydrolase; translated protein: MIQPRQAGAALLQDINTTRPGPGEVAIWWLGQSGYAVRTASALVYFDLYLSEHLTAKYAGTEKPHIRMTEAPLRGREITNATWVFASHKHSDHLDPGTLPDLFVASPEARLVLPAAVVDHAVALGLARERLIPTRGDETLQIGPLTVHSIPAAHPGLDYDPAGGYPCLGYVVEMDGLRLYHSGDTLVYDGLAERLRRFEPDIAFLPVNGTTERLLALQVPPNMNAAEAVALAQAVRPRLVIPGHYDMFTFNTVDVSEFTRRADAAGVPYAVLQCGERFLWRRP
- a CDS encoding sugar ABC transporter substrate-binding protein; translation: MKRYWRLITVALLVALLATALPSAVAQDVLKFWTFEYAEDVDPFFEEYIAEWNATHELQVERQEFPWAQYTGEILTTGIATGEAPDVFFISPGDWRRYAESGLALPLEDYMPQYLLDDLLPASVEAVTLNGHIYSVPFEMEPVALWYNKAMLAEAGLEVPKTWDELVAAAKQLTTPERYGILIPTNPDYYENFVFYPFLWMAGGEVVNEDFTAAAVNTPEAARALDLWGTLIREGYAAPTSTGSDPVDERFPTGQAAMFVSGYWVYGWITANYPDFVADLGVAPIPAPDEGDELKTVYGGWTVMVYAGTQHPAEAAEFAINMFGAEDNSRAAAWGIQYNTKLSPRQSVVADNAEFYENFPHNVFANEIFPTARPEPSYPPEIAQSVWEALQDVMFNNVSPEDAVAAWAEKIDAYLATR
- a CDS encoding sugar ABC transporter permease, with the protein product MATTEPTTIEAPVRGGVRGWLGRLSGMDRDRLEQAVVGYAFVLPDLIGLLVFIVGPMFMALIISLSDWKLVGEPQFVGLRNYEMIFKDPKFGASLGRTILYTISFVPAVYTLSLGMAVLLTRRSRSNNFFRTVYFMPVAMSLVVAGVIWRFMFDPGNGLINELLAAVGLPTSQWIGSVQSAMLSVIIVSVWKSAGYFMIILLAGIQDIPGDYIEAAQIDGANRRQVFWHIILPLLKPTSFFVLVILTINALQAFDQIYVMTRGGPAYATYTLLMYTYEKAFREWNFGYAAAMSVALFAMIFVLTLIQVRYFRSGEIKA
- a CDS encoding DUF4185 domain-containing protein, producing MRLRVILYLAVLALASESAALAQEGTALRAITDVEFVAWVTGPESPSQTDVRYDVDGTDLGSMFALGDTLYIAFGDTFGCCRPAGGGAGGENWRSNVLAYTTDTELEDGITFDGMITDDNGRARAVLRRWRDDVTIIPTYGIAIGDRLALHYMAVKEWGPPGEWTLNRSGWAYSDDGGQTWEQPFDAIWEGDTNFGQAALVLQEDYLYVFGIHGGRFGGVALARVPAESFLKMDAYRYWDGTTWVEGHENAIVIASAPVGELSVAWNAYLQRWIMTYLDEVRRAIVLREAPELTGPWSKPMIVVSADDYPSLYGAYLHPWASDGEVIYFNMSQWGPYNVRLMRARLVASD
- a CDS encoding carbohydrate ABC transporter permease; translated protein: MHKTPRQILGISVWYLIAIVLAVAFAGPFVWMLSSSLKPADEIFANPPILISPNFSMKNFEEVFRQAPFERYMFNSFVVASTVTVVALILHAMAGYALARLEFPGRRLIFIGIISTLMIPFYTILIPLALLVKQLGWLNTYWALIIPAIPHAFGIFWLRQFFLGIPQDLEDAARIDGASRVGVFYHVALPLARPVMAALAVFFFLANWDSFLWPLVAANRADMRMVQVGIQSFTGEHGNAWEQIMAASVIAIIPTLLLFFSLQRFIVESVKMTGLKG
- a CDS encoding LacI family DNA-binding transcriptional regulator; translation: MTTVKDVAVLAGVSTATVSRVLNGHPNVSPETRARVARAVEQLGYRPNRVARNLRVQTSQTIAVIIPDIQNNFFVSVVRGIEDVAIVRDHILLLGNTDDSLSREARYIDVLLAEGVAGIIICASDGERSCVAVRRAVEQGVPVVALDRQLHGLDVDTVLTDNVGASRTATDYLIANGHIRIGLIAGPDYLTPGRERREGYEQALAAHGLPVDPALVKVTDFRPSQAREAARTLLDAPEPPTAMLVCSGLMAVEAMRELAARHLDPQQDIALVAFDDTVLNRCLCPPIPLITQSTYELGQAAAQLLFARMHDPQQPTRTLRLPTSLLLPESVSAVGHTPAAGR